A section of the Malus sylvestris chromosome 17, drMalSylv7.2, whole genome shotgun sequence genome encodes:
- the LOC126611694 gene encoding protein transport protein Sec61 subunit gamma-1-like: MDAIDSVFSPLREFSKDSVRLVKRCHKPDRKEFTKVALRTAIGFVVMGFVGFFVKLIFIPINNIIVGAA; the protein is encoded by the exons ATGGACGCCATCGATTCAGTGTTCAGTCCGCTGAGAGAGTTCTCGAAGGACAGCGTCCGCCTCGTCAAGCGCTGCCACAAACCCGACCGTAAAG AGTTCACGAAGGTGGCGCTCCGTACGGCGATCGGATTCGTGGTGATGGGATTCGTCGGATTTTTCGTGAAGCTGATCTTCATCCCGATCAACAACATCATCGTCGGAGCTGCTTAG